A DNA window from Thiobacillus denitrificans ATCC 25259 contains the following coding sequences:
- a CDS encoding trimeric intracellular cation channel family protein, which produces MENLLYWAGLSAVAVNALTGVLDAGRKRMDLIGVVMVGAATALGGGTVRDVLLARPVFWIADQVYLIVALAATLAVFFVVRNLRLPPRLFLIPDAFGLALFTIVGTQIALEWQAPWLVASLLGMITGVVGGVLRDVLCNEVPLVFVRGELYASAAWLGALVLVGLQALSVSPVAAAWAGMATVLVVRLAAMAFRITLPTYSERE; this is translated from the coding sequence ATGGAAAACCTGCTGTACTGGGCCGGCCTGTCGGCCGTTGCGGTCAATGCGCTGACCGGCGTGCTCGACGCGGGCCGCAAGCGGATGGACCTGATCGGTGTGGTCATGGTGGGCGCAGCCACCGCGCTCGGCGGCGGCACCGTGCGCGACGTGCTGCTCGCGCGCCCCGTGTTCTGGATCGCCGACCAGGTCTATCTGATCGTCGCGCTCGCGGCCACGCTGGCCGTCTTCTTCGTCGTGCGCAACCTGCGGCTGCCGCCGCGGCTGTTTCTGATTCCCGATGCGTTCGGCCTCGCGCTCTTCACTATCGTCGGCACCCAGATCGCGCTCGAGTGGCAGGCGCCGTGGCTGGTCGCGAGCCTGCTGGGCATGATCACGGGCGTCGTCGGCGGCGTGTTGCGCGACGTGCTGTGCAACGAGGTGCCGCTGGTTTTCGTGCGCGGCGAACTGTATGCCTCCGCGGCGTGGCTCGGCGCGCTGGTCCTGGTCGGGCTGCAGGCCTTGTCGGTGTCGCCGGTCGCCGCGGCGTGGGCGGGGATGGCGACCGTTCTCGTCGTCCGGCTGGCGGCGATGGCCTTCCGCATCACCCTGCCGACGTATTCGGAGCGAGAGTAG
- the bamE gene encoding outer membrane protein assembly factor BamE domain-containing protein, with protein MPRLLISVLLVALVAGCSIPKLGPHRIDVQQGNALDQENVSRLKPGLNRSQVRFLLGTPLVVDPFRGDRWDYVYVYYKAGKLAEQKRITLHFDGDTLARIEGDVPQEVAEAQAQQAPPAPEADAAPAAASVTAVQDPASASAPEPAAANVAEPASAPAAAPTQVSGERTSETSAVAPRSSPEDAPASVDSPAAAGALRRDTDVAKIHPDVTPAFPGSEQAAPVDAALLKALTEWADAWSRRDSEAYFAAYDAHFVPDDGASREAWRRRKLQAFDATKALEVKVDAPAAERTEEGAVALTFKQFFRSDTYRDAVLKRLLMVERDGRWLIVEEKVLQTLERGRP; from the coding sequence ATGCCTCGTCTCCTGATCTCCGTTCTGCTTGTGGCCCTGGTCGCCGGCTGTTCGATCCCAAAGCTCGGCCCGCATCGCATCGACGTTCAGCAGGGCAACGCACTCGATCAGGAGAACGTCTCCCGCCTGAAGCCCGGCCTCAACCGCTCCCAGGTTCGTTTCCTGCTCGGCACGCCGCTCGTCGTCGACCCGTTCCGTGGCGACCGCTGGGACTACGTGTACGTGTACTACAAGGCGGGCAAACTCGCCGAGCAGAAGCGGATCACGCTCCATTTCGACGGCGATACGCTGGCGCGGATCGAGGGCGACGTGCCGCAGGAGGTCGCCGAAGCTCAGGCACAGCAGGCGCCGCCCGCACCTGAGGCCGACGCGGCGCCGGCAGCCGCGAGCGTCACCGCGGTCCAAGATCCTGCGTCTGCGTCTGCTCCGGAACCGGCCGCCGCGAACGTTGCTGAGCCCGCATCCGCACCCGCCGCGGCGCCGACGCAGGTCTCCGGGGAGCGGACATCTGAAACGAGTGCGGTCGCGCCCCGCTCGAGCCCGGAAGACGCGCCGGCCTCCGTCGACTCGCCTGCCGCAGCGGGCGCTCTGCGCAGGGACACCGACGTCGCGAAGATACACCCCGACGTCACGCCTGCATTCCCCGGAAGCGAGCAGGCCGCGCCGGTCGACGCGGCGCTGCTCAAGGCGCTTACCGAGTGGGCGGACGCCTGGTCTCGCCGCGATTCCGAAGCGTATTTCGCCGCCTACGACGCCCACTTTGTTCCCGACGACGGCGCCAGCCGCGAGGCGTGGCGGCGGCGCAAGCTGCAGGCGTTCGACGCGACGAAGGCGCTCGAGGTCAAGGTCGACGCGCCGGCGGCCGAGCGCACCGAAGAGGGCGCGGTCGCCCTGACCTTCAAGCAATTTTTCCGCTCGGATACTTACCGCGACGCCGTGCTCAAGCGGCTGCTCATGGTCGAACGCGATGGTCGCTGGCTGATCGTCGAAGAGAAAGTGCTGCAGACCCTCGAGCGAGGCCGCCCGTGA
- a CDS encoding histidine phosphatase family protein — translation MTTVLDFLRHGEPVGGRKYRGQVDDALSELGWAQMHAAVGEAAPWTRIVASPLLRCRAFAEVLAAQRGLPLFFDPRLKEVGFGEWEGKSAAEIEQAAPGTLARFKADPINARPAGAEALPDFLARVSAALDELVARHAGEHVLVVGHAGVMRMALAWALDIPLQQAYRIEVANASFTRLRCEGGRSTLVFHGSARVEA, via the coding sequence GTGACGACCGTGCTGGACTTCCTGCGGCACGGCGAACCCGTCGGCGGCCGCAAGTACCGCGGGCAGGTCGACGACGCGCTGTCCGAGTTGGGCTGGGCCCAGATGCACGCCGCGGTCGGCGAAGCCGCGCCGTGGACCCGGATCGTCGCCTCACCGCTGCTGCGCTGCCGCGCGTTCGCCGAGGTGCTCGCCGCGCAGCGCGGCCTGCCTCTGTTTTTCGACCCGCGCCTGAAGGAAGTCGGCTTCGGCGAGTGGGAAGGCAAGTCTGCCGCGGAGATCGAGCAGGCGGCGCCCGGTACGCTCGCGCGCTTCAAGGCCGATCCGATCAACGCGCGGCCGGCCGGGGCGGAAGCGCTCCCCGACTTCCTCGCGCGCGTCTCGGCGGCGCTCGACGAACTCGTCGCGCGCCATGCCGGCGAGCATGTGCTCGTGGTCGGCCATGCGGGCGTGATGCGCATGGCGCTCGCGTGGGCCCTGGATATTCCGTTGCAACAGGCCTACCGGATCGAAGTGGCGAATGCCTCGTTCACGCGTCTGCGTTGCGAGGGCGGCCGATCGACACTGGTTTTTCACGGCAGCGCGCGCGTCGAGGCGTGA
- a CDS encoding FMN-dependent NADH-azoreductase — MQATPVPSLQSSLRVLRVDASARVDDSVTRRLADLMLEILGERVPDLSVVRREAAGMPFVDDAWVGANSTDPEARDSAQRWALAKSDELVSEVMAADVLVIATPIYNFGVPASLKAWVDQVARARLTFRDTEYGPEGLLTGKKAYVLVASGGTEVGSDIDFATPWLEFVLGFLGITDVEVIAADRGMLRGDSARQNAAEHVADVLERDWPALAEAS, encoded by the coding sequence ATGCAAGCCACGCCCGTCCCGTCCCTTCAATCCTCACTTCGCGTACTGCGCGTCGACGCGAGTGCCCGCGTCGACGATTCCGTCACCCGCCGCCTGGCCGACCTCATGCTCGAGATATTGGGCGAACGGGTGCCCGACCTGTCGGTCGTCCGGCGCGAAGCAGCGGGCATGCCCTTCGTCGATGACGCTTGGGTCGGCGCCAATTCGACGGACCCTGAAGCGCGCGATTCCGCGCAACGCTGGGCCCTGGCGAAATCGGACGAACTCGTGAGCGAAGTGATGGCCGCGGATGTATTGGTGATCGCTACCCCGATCTACAACTTCGGCGTGCCCGCCAGTCTCAAGGCCTGGGTCGACCAGGTCGCGCGCGCCAGGCTGACCTTCCGCGACACCGAGTACGGCCCGGAGGGGCTGCTGACCGGCAAGAAGGCTTATGTCCTCGTGGCGAGCGGCGGTACCGAAGTCGGGAGCGACATTGACTTCGCGACGCCGTGGCTGGAGTTCGTGCTGGGCTTCCTCGGTATCACCGACGTCGAGGTGATCGCGGCCGATCGCGGCATGTTGCGCGGCGACAGCGCTCGGCAGAACGCTGCCGAACACGTCGCCGACGTGCTGGAACGCGACTGGCCGGCGCTGGCCGAGGCGAGCTGA
- a CDS encoding CNP1-like family protein, whose amino-acid sequence MKILPLLLLCLPVAAHAAWVDFEGEFEEEKPWVEVAAQLPTYPKVENLIPFDVSAATRNRFFIDAASISVGSDGVVRYTVVVEAAGGAKNVSYEGLRCASGERRLYAYGHPDGNWSKARNAGWEPVKFRSLLSYHKALFEDHFCPDGISVRDAKQAVQSLRRASR is encoded by the coding sequence ATGAAAATCCTGCCCCTCCTGCTGCTCTGCCTGCCCGTCGCCGCGCACGCGGCCTGGGTCGACTTCGAAGGCGAGTTCGAAGAAGAAAAACCCTGGGTCGAGGTCGCGGCGCAATTGCCCACGTATCCGAAGGTCGAGAACCTGATTCCCTTCGACGTCTCGGCGGCGACGCGCAATCGCTTCTTTATCGACGCCGCATCAATCAGCGTCGGCAGCGACGGCGTCGTGCGCTACACGGTCGTCGTCGAGGCTGCCGGGGGCGCGAAGAACGTGTCCTACGAGGGCTTGCGCTGCGCTTCCGGCGAACGGCGGCTCTACGCCTACGGGCATCCCGACGGCAACTGGTCGAAGGCGCGCAACGCCGGCTGGGAGCCGGTCAAGTTCCGTTCGCTGCTGTCCTACCATAAGGCCTTGTTCGAGGATCATTTCTGTCCCGACGGCATCAGCGTTCGCGATGCCAAGCAAGCCGTGCAGAGCCTGCGTCGGGCGTCGCGGTGA
- a CDS encoding cobalamin-binding protein yields MTRRGILALCLLLAGVTHAAPVRVVDDAGLTLELARTPQRIVSLTPHLTELLFAVGAGEQLVGVDSASDFPEAARGLPRVGDYSRVSFERILALKPDLVLVWLGGNRPVDIHGLKAMKLPLLHTRAAKLDDVARLLRLLGRASGHPVQGERAAQQFAQRLAVLEERYASRRPIPVFYQVWDRPLMTVGGGHWISEALTVCGARNVFADLAALSPVVSREAVLTRGPEVIVSGSDAPAVRSQWERYAELPAARTGAFLRIDADRLHRPSPRLLDGVVQLCEAIAPYGR; encoded by the coding sequence GTGACCCGGCGGGGCATCCTCGCGCTGTGCCTGCTGCTCGCCGGGGTGACGCACGCCGCCCCGGTCCGCGTCGTCGACGACGCCGGGCTCACGCTGGAGCTTGCCCGAACGCCGCAACGCATCGTTTCCCTGACGCCGCACCTGACCGAGCTGTTGTTCGCGGTCGGCGCCGGCGAACAGTTGGTGGGGGTCGACAGCGCGAGCGACTTCCCGGAAGCGGCACGCGGTCTGCCGCGCGTCGGCGACTACAGCCGCGTCAGCTTCGAGCGCATCCTCGCGCTCAAGCCTGATCTCGTGCTTGTCTGGCTCGGTGGCAATCGCCCGGTCGACATCCACGGCCTGAAAGCCATGAAGCTGCCGCTCCTGCATACGCGTGCGGCGAAGCTCGACGACGTCGCGCGCCTGCTGCGCCTGCTCGGACGGGCGAGCGGGCATCCAGTGCAAGGGGAGCGGGCGGCGCAACAGTTCGCGCAGCGGCTTGCAGTGCTCGAGGAGCGCTACGCAAGCAGGCGGCCGATCCCGGTCTTCTACCAGGTATGGGACCGCCCGTTGATGACGGTGGGCGGCGGGCACTGGATCAGTGAGGCGCTGACAGTGTGCGGCGCGCGCAACGTCTTCGCCGACCTGGCGGCGCTCTCGCCGGTGGTGTCGCGCGAGGCGGTGCTGACGCGTGGGCCCGAAGTGATCGTCAGCGGCAGCGACGCGCCGGCCGTCCGATCCCAGTGGGAGCGCTATGCGGAATTGCCGGCGGCCAGGACGGGCGCCTTTCTGCGGATAGACGCCGACCGGCTGCACCGCCCGAGCCCGCGTCTGCTCGACGGGGTCGTGCAGTTATGTGAGGCGATCGCCCCTTACGGCCGCTGA
- a CDS encoding LysR family transcriptional regulator — protein MDRLAHMQMFVAVVEAGSITAAAERMNLAKSAVSRRLAELEAGLGVSLIQRTTRRLNLTESGRTYYARCVAILADVEDAEAEVSQGHGALRGRLKVALPQAFGLLHLAPLIQTFMKRHPDVRLELDFNDRQVDLMQEGFDLAIRIATLADSTLIARRLAAIPHRVVASPGYLARRGTPRAAADLTQHDCLAYSNVRDPGLWSYRDPGGEPGQVRVVVRLAASSGEFLLQAAIADEGLVLLPAFYLHAALRSGQLSEVLADHRWPEPAAYAVYPPTRHLSARAHAFIDFLAGHLGGAGEPPAGDEVAPTLAPNTSAG, from the coding sequence ATGGACCGCTTAGCGCATATGCAGATGTTCGTCGCCGTCGTCGAAGCCGGCAGCATCACCGCGGCCGCGGAACGCATGAACCTCGCCAAGTCGGCGGTCAGCCGGCGTCTTGCTGAACTCGAGGCGGGCCTCGGCGTCTCGCTGATTCAGCGCACGACGCGTCGCCTCAACCTCACCGAAAGCGGGCGTACCTACTACGCGCGCTGCGTCGCGATCCTCGCCGACGTCGAGGACGCCGAGGCCGAGGTCTCGCAGGGGCACGGGGCGCTGCGTGGACGCCTCAAGGTCGCGCTACCGCAGGCCTTCGGCCTGCTCCATCTCGCGCCGCTGATCCAGACCTTCATGAAGCGGCACCCGGACGTCCGCCTCGAACTCGACTTCAACGATCGGCAGGTCGACCTGATGCAGGAAGGCTTCGACCTCGCCATACGGATCGCCACGCTTGCCGATTCGACCCTGATCGCGCGCCGACTCGCGGCGATTCCCCACCGGGTCGTCGCGAGCCCCGGCTACCTGGCGCGACGCGGAACGCCTCGGGCGGCCGCGGATCTGACCCAGCATGACTGCCTCGCCTACAGCAACGTGCGCGACCCGGGCCTGTGGAGCTATCGCGATCCGGGCGGCGAGCCCGGCCAGGTGCGCGTAGTGGTCCGGCTCGCCGCGAGCAGCGGCGAATTCCTGTTGCAGGCGGCGATTGCCGACGAAGGCCTCGTCCTGCTGCCCGCGTTCTACCTGCACGCCGCGCTGCGATCGGGCCAGTTGAGCGAAGTGCTGGCGGATCATCGATGGCCGGAACCCGCCGCCTATGCCGTCTATCCGCCGACGCGCCATCTTTCCGCCCGCGCGCACGCTTTCATCGACTTTCTCGCCGGCCATCTCGGCGGCGCCGGCGAACCGCCGGCTGGCGACGAGGTCGCGCCTACTCTCGCTCCGAATACGTCGGCAGGGTGA
- the fur gene encoding ferric iron uptake transcriptional regulator, whose product MSNPTDLKSIGLKATLPRLKILDLFEQSNKRHLSAEEIYRLLSDEGQDIGLATVYRVLTQFEQAGLLMRHHFDSDKAVFELNQGDHHDHLVCLQCGKVEEFVDAEIEKRQQRIAKERGFAIHDHSLQIYADCIKENCPNRKSVDRQRP is encoded by the coding sequence TTGAGCAATCCGACCGACCTCAAGAGCATCGGCCTCAAGGCCACCTTGCCGCGCCTGAAAATTCTCGATCTGTTCGAGCAGAGCAACAAGCGCCACTTGAGCGCGGAGGAAATCTACCGCCTGCTCTCCGACGAAGGCCAGGACATCGGGCTCGCCACGGTCTATCGCGTGCTGACCCAGTTCGAGCAGGCCGGCCTGTTGATGCGCCATCATTTCGACAGCGACAAGGCCGTGTTCGAACTGAACCAGGGCGACCACCACGACCACCTGGTCTGCCTGCAGTGCGGCAAGGTCGAGGAGTTCGTCGACGCCGAGATCGAAAAGCGGCAACAGCGCATCGCAAAGGAACGCGGCTTCGCGATCCACGACCACTCGCTGCAGATCTACGCCGATTGCATCAAGGAAAACTGCCCCAACCGCAAGTCCGTCGACCGTCAGCGGCCGTAA
- a CDS encoding pirin family protein, translated as MKIRTIRQVVPAFEVTEGAGVTVHRSIGTPALKNLDPFLMLDHFGSDNPDDYIAGFPEHPHRGFITFTYMLDGHMEHRDSMGNRGDLEAGGAQWMKAASGVIHSEMPRQTDGLMRGFQLWINLPAREKMSDPQYQEFSAGSIPEVGVEGGRVRVLAGEFGTARGVIEDPTTDVLYLDVALGVEGSFSLPLDDARNAFVYVFEGSARLAGQPLPRHTLAVLDKGERFEIQAGGEGARFILVAGRPIGEPVVQHGPFVMNAREEIEQAFANYRDGRLVRARAAIAGD; from the coding sequence ATGAAAATCCGTACGATCCGCCAGGTCGTTCCCGCCTTCGAGGTGACCGAAGGCGCGGGCGTTACCGTTCATCGCAGCATCGGCACGCCGGCGCTGAAGAACCTCGACCCCTTCCTGATGCTCGACCACTTCGGCAGCGACAACCCCGACGACTACATCGCCGGCTTTCCCGAACACCCGCACCGCGGCTTCATCACCTTCACCTACATGCTCGACGGCCACATGGAGCATCGCGACAGCATGGGCAACCGCGGTGACCTCGAAGCTGGCGGTGCGCAGTGGATGAAAGCCGCGAGCGGTGTCATCCATTCCGAGATGCCCAGGCAGACCGACGGCCTGATGCGTGGCTTCCAGCTCTGGATCAACCTGCCGGCGCGTGAAAAGATGTCCGATCCGCAATACCAGGAATTCTCGGCTGGGTCGATTCCCGAGGTCGGCGTGGAAGGCGGGCGGGTCCGCGTTCTCGCGGGCGAATTCGGCACCGCGCGCGGCGTGATCGAAGACCCGACGACGGACGTGCTTTACCTCGACGTCGCGCTCGGCGTGGAGGGAAGTTTCAGCCTGCCCCTCGACGATGCACGCAACGCCTTCGTCTACGTTTTCGAGGGCAGCGCCAGGCTCGCCGGCCAGCCCCTGCCTCGGCACACGCTGGCGGTGCTCGACAAAGGCGAGCGCTTCGAAATCCAAGCGGGCGGCGAGGGGGCGCGCTTTATCCTCGTCGCCGGCCGGCCGATAGGCGAACCCGTCGTGCAGCACGGGCCCTTCGTCATGAACGCCCGCGAGGAGATCGAGCAGGCTTTCGCGAACTACCGGGACGGAAGGCTGGTGCGGGCTCGCGCCGCGATCGCGGGCGATTGA
- a CDS encoding glutaredoxin domain-containing protein, with the protein MNAVKVYSTGTCPICVKAKAFLDKRGIGYDEVRIDLDREAMKEFSVVTNGARTVPQIVVDGTCIGGFTELTELDMDGGLDHLHPASPGGQGG; encoded by the coding sequence ATGAATGCCGTCAAGGTCTACAGTACGGGCACCTGCCCGATTTGCGTCAAGGCCAAGGCCTTTCTCGACAAGCGCGGAATCGGCTACGACGAGGTCCGCATCGATCTCGACCGCGAGGCGATGAAGGAATTCTCCGTCGTGACCAACGGCGCGCGCACCGTGCCGCAGATCGTCGTCGACGGCACCTGTATCGGCGGGTTCACCGAACTGACCGAGCTCGACATGGACGGCGGCCTGGACCATCTCCACCCCGCATCGCCGGGCGGCCAAGGGGGCTGA
- the proB gene encoding glutamate 5-kinase — MSTSVVRHARRIVVKVGSSLVTADGRGLDHAALSRWAEQIAALAEQGKEVVLVSSGAIAEGIARLGWKKRPKAVNELQAAAAVGQMGLVQAYESIFRTHKLHAAQVLLTHEDLADRTRYLNARSTLRTLLELRVVPIINENDTVATDEIRLGDNDTLGALVTNLIEADCLVILTDQAGLYTADPRKVADASLVMEAHAGDPELERMAGGAGSSVGTGGMLTKILAAKRAARSGAHTVICSGREPRVLLRLAEGEPIGSQLVARQAPLAARRQWLADHLQLRGGLVLDDGAVRALQEDGKSLLPVGVRGVTGEFERGEVVAVVDASGREIARGLTNYSAAEARRIAGKPSTAIEAELGYMDEPELIHRDNLVVLA; from the coding sequence GTGAGCACGTCGGTCGTCCGCCACGCACGGCGCATCGTCGTCAAGGTCGGTTCCAGCCTGGTCACGGCGGACGGGCGCGGCCTCGACCACGCGGCGCTGTCGCGCTGGGCCGAGCAGATCGCCGCGCTGGCCGAACAGGGCAAGGAAGTCGTGCTCGTGTCGTCGGGCGCGATCGCCGAGGGCATCGCGCGCCTCGGCTGGAAAAAGCGCCCGAAAGCGGTCAACGAGTTGCAGGCCGCGGCGGCGGTCGGGCAGATGGGTCTCGTGCAGGCCTACGAGTCGATTTTTCGCACCCACAAGTTGCATGCGGCCCAAGTTCTTCTGACCCACGAGGATCTCGCCGACCGCACGCGCTATCTCAACGCGCGCTCGACGCTACGCACGCTGCTTGAATTACGCGTGGTCCCGATCATCAACGAGAACGACACGGTGGCGACCGACGAGATCCGTCTCGGCGACAACGATACGCTGGGCGCGCTCGTGACCAATCTGATCGAAGCCGACTGCCTCGTCATCCTCACCGACCAGGCGGGGCTTTATACGGCCGATCCGCGCAAGGTCGCCGATGCGAGCCTCGTCATGGAGGCGCACGCCGGCGACCCCGAGCTCGAGCGCATGGCCGGCGGGGCCGGTAGCAGCGTCGGGACCGGCGGCATGCTGACCAAGATCCTCGCCGCCAAGCGCGCGGCGCGCAGCGGCGCGCACACCGTGATCTGCAGCGGCCGCGAGCCGCGCGTGCTGCTGCGTCTTGCCGAGGGCGAACCCATCGGCAGCCAGCTGGTCGCGCGCCAGGCGCCCCTCGCCGCGCGCCGCCAGTGGCTCGCCGATCACCTGCAACTGCGCGGCGGGCTCGTGCTCGACGACGGCGCCGTGCGCGCGCTGCAGGAGGACGGCAAGAGCCTCCTGCCGGTCGGCGTCCGGGGCGTGACCGGAGAATTCGAACGCGGCGAGGTCGTCGCCGTCGTCGACGCGAGCGGACGCGAGATCGCCCGCGGCCTGACCAACTACAGCGCCGCCGAAGCGCGCCGTATCGCGGGCAAGCCCAGTACCGCGATCGAAGCCGAGCTCGGCTACATGGACGAGCCCGAACTGATCCACCGCGACAACCTGGTCGTTCTGGCGTGA
- the dapB gene encoding 4-hydroxy-tetrahydrodipicolinate reductase, translating into MSVRVAIAGVSGRMGRALLEAVAADDGCALYAALDRPGSSLVGQDAGAAWGAANGVTVTDQAQAALKGAQVLVDFTRPEATFGYLEACALDGVPVVIGTTGFDEAGRARIAAAAERVPVVFAPNMSVGVNLLMKLAEVAAEVLQDGYDIEIIEAHHRHKVDAPSGTALGLGQAVARASGRDLEACAVYGREGVTGERDPRTIGFATVRGGDIVGDHTLLFAGVGERVELTHKASSRATFAQGALRAAKWVQGRAPGLYDMRDVLGLK; encoded by the coding sequence GTGAGCGTGCGCGTCGCCATCGCAGGGGTGTCGGGTCGCATGGGCCGTGCCTTGCTCGAAGCCGTGGCCGCGGACGACGGCTGCGCGCTCTACGCGGCGCTGGACCGGCCGGGCAGTTCGCTCGTGGGCCAGGACGCCGGCGCGGCCTGGGGCGCGGCGAACGGGGTGACGGTGACCGATCAGGCGCAGGCCGCGCTGAAGGGTGCGCAGGTGCTCGTCGATTTCACGCGCCCCGAGGCGACGTTCGGCTATCTCGAGGCCTGCGCGCTTGACGGCGTTCCCGTCGTGATCGGCACGACCGGGTTCGATGAGGCCGGCAGGGCGCGGATCGCCGCCGCGGCCGAGCGTGTCCCGGTCGTCTTCGCACCCAACATGAGCGTCGGCGTCAATCTGTTGATGAAACTCGCCGAAGTGGCGGCCGAGGTCCTGCAGGACGGATACGACATCGAAATCATCGAGGCGCACCACCGCCACAAGGTCGACGCGCCGTCGGGCACCGCGCTCGGACTCGGGCAGGCGGTCGCGCGCGCCAGCGGTCGCGACCTCGAGGCCTGCGCCGTCTATGGGCGCGAAGGGGTGACCGGTGAGCGTGATCCGCGCACGATCGGCTTTGCCACCGTGCGCGGGGGCGACATCGTCGGCGACCACACCCTGCTCTTTGCCGGCGTCGGCGAGCGGGTCGAACTCACCCACAAGGCCAGCAGCCGCGCGACCTTCGCCCAGGGCGCTCTGCGCGCCGCGAAGTGGGTGCAGGGCCGTGCGCCCGGTCTCTACGACATGCGCGACGTCCTTGGCCTGAAATAG
- a CDS encoding cation diffusion facilitator family transporter produces the protein MHASLKRYAWLSIAAAVATILLKGSAWWLTGSVGLLSDALESFVNLAGAMMALAMLSLAAQPADDNHAHGHGKAEYFSSAFEGFLILVAAMSIGYAAVERLLNPQPLETVGIGLAISVIASIINLVTSRVLLGVGRKYKSITLEADAHHLLTDVWTSAGVIAGVALVWFTGWLWLDPVIALLVALNIVWTGWQLLQRSASGLMDVSLPEADLRAIETILDGYRRHGLDFHALRTRQAGARAFVSVHLLVPGAWTVQQGHDWSERVESDIRRAVSQVHITTHLEPLEDPLSLADSGLDRHDEGRRE, from the coding sequence ATGCACGCCTCCCTCAAACGCTATGCCTGGCTTTCGATCGCCGCCGCGGTGGCCACGATCCTCCTCAAGGGCTCGGCATGGTGGCTCACGGGATCGGTCGGCCTGCTCTCGGACGCCCTCGAATCCTTCGTCAACCTCGCCGGCGCGATGATGGCGCTGGCGATGCTTTCGCTCGCGGCGCAGCCGGCCGACGACAACCACGCGCATGGCCACGGCAAGGCCGAATATTTCTCGAGCGCGTTCGAAGGTTTCCTGATTCTCGTCGCCGCCATGAGCATCGGCTACGCCGCGGTCGAGCGCCTGCTGAATCCGCAGCCGCTCGAGACGGTCGGAATCGGACTCGCGATCTCGGTCATCGCGTCGATCATCAATCTCGTCACCTCGCGCGTCCTCTTGGGCGTCGGCCGCAAATACAAGTCGATCACGCTCGAGGCGGACGCGCACCACCTGCTGACCGACGTCTGGACGTCGGCGGGGGTAATCGCCGGCGTCGCGCTCGTCTGGTTCACTGGCTGGCTGTGGCTGGACCCGGTCATCGCGCTGCTCGTCGCCTTGAACATCGTCTGGACCGGATGGCAGTTGCTGCAGCGCTCGGCCTCCGGACTCATGGACGTCTCGCTACCCGAGGCCGACCTGCGCGCCATCGAAACCATCCTCGATGGCTACCGCCGCCACGGCCTGGACTTTCACGCGCTGCGCACGCGCCAGGCCGGTGCCCGCGCCTTCGTCAGTGTGCATCTGCTGGTGCCGGGAGCGTGGACCGTCCAGCAGGGCCACGACTGGTCGGAGCGCGTGGAGTCCGACATCCGGCGCGCGGTCAGCCAGGTCCACATCACGACCCATCTCGAGCCCCTCGAGGATCCGCTGTCGCTGGCCGACTCCGGCCTCGACCGCCACGACGAGGGAAGGCGGGAATGA